In the Capra hircus breed San Clemente chromosome 17, ASM170441v1, whole genome shotgun sequence genome, AACTCCAgtacatttccatcaccccaaaaagaaaccctgtacctaTTCCCAGTCATTCCCCATTCCTACCTTCTCCCAGCCCTgggcaaccactgatctatttTCCATCTCTAGATTTGCCTGTCCTGggcatttcatataagtggagtTGTGAAATATGTGACCTTCTGTGTCTGGTCTCTTGTACATTataatgttttcagggttcataCATGTTGTAGGCTGTCCGTACTTCATTCCTTcctgtggctgaataatattccatcgtgtggatagaccacattttacttacccattcatcagttgatggacgttagagttgttttcactttttagcTCTTATGAATAAGCTGCTGCCGGCATTCCTGTATAGGTTTTTATGTAgacatatgtttttaattttcttgatagATGCCTAGAACTAGAACTGCTGAGTCAGATAATTCTCTGTCTAACATTTCGAAGTCTGCCAAACTCTTTTGCaaagtgactgcaccattttgcattcccaccagcaatgtagtatttattttttaaaagtaaaaaaaattttatggaaaaaaaaaaaaacagttcaatACTGATGTTCCATGAGTATTTTTAGTAACAAGTCATTGGTGACGTCCCCCACAACACACTGAACTGCTATTGGGGCACCATGCTGAGAACCACTGTGAATGCCATGCTTCGACCCTGTTAGAAGagggaactaaaaaaaaagaatctgaaatgagtCATGCCAGGGAGCTAGCCCTTGGGGAAGAGGTCTTTGTTGGGGAGAGGTTCTGCTTTATCACCTTACTTCCGTCCACCAGTGCTGCCCCACTCTGTAGGGACTGAGCTTTTCCCCCCTGGAGCCCATTTCCTCAAATGCCATCGATGGAGCCCTCATGCCAGTGTTGCTGGCTATGATGCTTCTGCTTCAAAGGCTCTTCCTTCAAGATGCAGACAACCTGATGGGTTGATTGATCACAAGAGCAGAATCCAAtcacaatacatatatatatcaactTATCATGGTCTAATACTTCAAATAGCTTATAATTGTATTGATCAGTCATACCTCAACAAAGCTggaaaagggggggaaaaaaaagatgcagaGACCAAAAGCTCTGCCTAGTGTCTGGGTCAACAAGTAAAGCCTGATCTTTTCCCCAAGATACTGGTTAGTGGACACCAGGCTTAACAGCCCAAGGGCACTACTGCCCAACACGCCCCCACCCGCATTCCCCCAATCTCCTCCCCGAGCCTGTCTTAGCAAGCAGCCGAGGGCTGGAAAGTAGGAGGTGTCAGGTCCAGAGTCAGCCTgtctctccccaccctctgcccacaGAGAAAAGAAACTCTGGGAATGCAATACGAAGCTCCATGAAGGCCGAGGAACAGAAGATCAAAGACGCCAGGAGAGGTCCCCTGGCACCTTTTCCAAACCAAAAATCTGAAGCTGCAGAACCTCCCAAAACCCCGACCTCGTCTTGTGATACTCCCAATGCAGCTGCTGCCAAGCAGACCCTGAAAAAGCCCGTCAGGGGCAAACAGGCCCCCAGGAAAAAGTAAGTGCTCCCTGGAGCCACTTCTCACGCAGGGCGACCTGCTGGGTACCAGCTGGGGGGAGGCCGCCCACCCTCTGAGGCCTTTGAGCTATTAAGGCTCAGATTCCCGAGACAGCACCAGGGATACTGTTACTTGTCCTCGTCCTGGTCTGCCTCAGGTCCAGAGCCCCGACCCTGCTGAGAGTAGGCAGCCTGCCTTTGGCACTCTTTCTGAGGCTGCTGTGGGCAGGTGAGCTGAAGTGACCCCGGGCCACAGTGGACAAAGGTGTTTTAAGTGACCCGATTTCCAAGGAGCCTGCTCCTAAAGGGTCGCGTGCCTCCTGGCTGTGAACATGGTCTCGGCACTAACGCTtggttcctcctcttcctttcccaCCCCAGAGCTCAAGGAAAAACACAGCAGAATCGCAAGCTCACAGATTTCTACCCTGTGCGAAGGAGCTCCAGGAAGAGCAAGGCTGAGCTGCAGGTAGGGTCACGTGTTTCAGTTCGGCTCTCAAAGGGGCGGGGTGGCCTGGTGGGCAGTGCTCACGGCGCACCACCTGAGCTCTCTTTGCATCATCACGGGAAAAGTCTCTTGGCCTCCGCGGCCCCGATGGCCTCCTGGGTCTAGTGGGGGTCATCATAACTCCCTTGGGTCACTGTAGTGCTTAGTTAAGATGCTTCTGTGAAGGAGCCCTGTCGCCTGTAATGTGGGGTATGGGAAGTCAGGACCTGCAAGGAGAGTGGCTTTGGCAGGGCCATTGGAGCCTGAGACTGTGGGGTGGGCTGCGTGCTCTCTTAGAGAGCGTGTTTATCTGCTGTCCAGAAGTTTCCTGTCTGGAGATGATGAAGAGCACTGGCTTGGGAACTACTTCCTGGTTGTGTGACCTCAGGGCTTAActgctctctgcctctctgccctGTCCTGTGAAATGGGATGATGTAGTCGAGCCCTGTGCAGTGGTTGGGAGGGTCACGCACGTTAGTGAACACGCATGGAACACTTAGAACCGTGCCTGGGACGCAGTGAAGACCTATTAACCCTTGTCACCATTGCTTCCCCCACATTGTCCTTTCCTGGGGCTCCTCTCTGGTCTTCCCCACGCAGCCACAGAACCTGTGAAAACGAGGCAGGAAGACCAGCTGGGCTGTAAGGCCCCCGCCCGCCGTGTTTGCAGAGTGCTGAGCTGTGCACAGTTGATCAATATTTGATGCAGTGAGGTGTGGTTATTGCCTTTCTGTTAGGGAAACCCAGGGTGTGGCCTGGCCCTGCAGCCCCCAGCTGCTtccatcccccctcccacccaggggCAGCAGAGCAACCTCTAGGCTTGGGAGGAACGTTCAGGACTGCCGCCCCCACAAGGGAGGTGGGGGACCCTGGCCTCTCAACCCTCagactcttctgcatttggatgttGAATCTGTAGCTGTACAGACGGTGAGGcagcatctctgtgtctccttcttTGAATTGACaagacttcattttttaaaaaggggggagGGTGTCATTTTTCTCCCCCGAGAGAGAAGCTCTGGCTGTATTTCCTTAGAAAGGCAGTGTCTTTCAGCCAAGAACAAGCTGTTACAAGCTGTTTGCCTGCAGTGGGAGGCTGTGCGAGGTCAGCCTAGAGACAGCACTGCAGAGGGCGAGGCGGTGCCAGCCCCCAGCACCCAGGACACCTCCCAGCTGCGGTCGGGAGCCGCAGAGCCCACACAGGGAACCTGGGGGGTCCACCCAGCGCCGCTGTGGGCTGCAGGGTGGGGGAAGCCTGAGTTGgcctgttttaatttaaaaaagaaaacaaaaaccagggACTTTTCTTTCTGGAGGAGTGGAGGCTGCAGTGGGTGTGTTGCCAGAGTGCTGAATTGTACCGCAGGCGAGCGGAAAGCAGCTGGCAGTGGCTCCCCAAAGCTTGGTCTGCAGGCAATCAGGCCTACTCTGTGGCTGGATGGAGAGCCAGGGGCCAGGGAGAGCCACGCTCTGCCCACCACCGTTTGTGTTGGCTCTGTCGGGTGGGCATCCTGGCCAGGTGATGGCTGGCCAGGCTGGTGGGGCTGCGGCTGGCAGAGGTGAGGCCTGAAGGCAGGGCAGCCGGGTCTCTTGGGTGAGGCCGGTCCCAACCTGACTGCCCTTCTGGGCCAGCCAAAGCCGAGGTAGACAGGGCATTAGGGGAGGGTGTGGGTAGGTGGGGCGAAACAAGCAAAGAGCCCTGAAGACACCTCGTTGTGGCTGAAGACAGAGCAGGCGGGGCTCAGTCCAAGATCCAAGTCCAGGGCAAGAGGGTGGAAACAGGGCCCTGGAGAGATGCCCTGAACCCCTCGTTGCTTCGCTGTGGGAGCCCCTTCTCTGGTTGGCCTGGCCGTGGGTGGGTGACAGCCTGCACTGGGCAGGGACTGCAGTGTTGGCAGTGCCCTGGCCGCGTCATCACCAGCCCAGCCCAACCCTGGGCCTGGCATGCAGAGCAGCCTGCTGACTCCAGCTGGCACGTCTCAAGTCCTTCCTGCCTTCACCCTGGTTCGCACCTTGCTCCCTTTCCAGGTCCTCAGTCCCCCAAGGACCGACTACTGCTGCAATCCTCTTTAGGACGCTTGGAGCTAGTTGTTCGCATGTCCCCAAACCCCCCCAGAGTAAAATGGACTCCTTGGCTGTACATTCAGAGTGTCTCACCTGGCCCCAGCGTGTCTCCTCTGTCTCATTCCGTCccagcaggaaagtccctgtCCCCACTGCCCACCACCTATCCCAGTTTTCCCACGATTACTCCCATCTACTTCTGCACGCTTATAACTGATTATTTAACAAGGTGGTTGTGCCTGTGTGTTGGGGGGCGGGGCATTGTTGCCTTGAGAGCTCACTACGTCCAGGTGCTGTTCTCGGCCAGGAGATGCCACAGTGAACAGAGGGTGGACATGGTCGATGGTGGGTACACACCTCCTGTCCAAGTGGCGCAGCCTCTGATCAGTTTAGCCCTGGCTAATTTTATACGCAGTCGGAGTCCTGATTTTTACATGTCCATGATTTAGATATTTTGTAAAAGTCTGTGTGGGCCAAACAGAACATAGCCCCAAGCCACATTCTGCCACAAGCCCTATTCTGCCCTCGAGGCACCCCGTCCCCCTCCTGGCCCACCTGAACGCCAGGTGGTGAACGGCCCACCTGAGACAGGCAACGAGGAAAGGATGGGGGCTTGGTGGCCTGGACATCCCTGGGGACCGATGCCATGGAGGCTGACTGAGTGGACCCTGTGGCAGCCGGGACTCCCAGGGCGGCCTTGGTGAGAATGCTGACGcacttcttgttttttctttttttctttccctccccatccagtctgaagaaaggaaaagaatagatGAGTTGATTGAAagtgggaaggaagaaggaatgaaGGTAAGGGGCCGCAGGGCCCACCGTGTGGAGGCTGAGGCTGTGAGATCACGCCCTCCCTGATCCAGAGGCCCATGCAGGAGTCAGGCTGCCTAGATCTTCTGATGTCGCTGTGACCAGGCAGACTGTTGCAAGttgtccagggactgaaccctaaaAGTATCCTTAAGGGAATGCCTCCTGAGGGAAATGAGATACTGTCCTGTGGAAACTTTtcgtttatttatggctgtgctgggtcttcgttgctgcgggggcttttctctagctgcggtgcacgggggctaccctctaggtggtgtgctcaggcttctcgttgcagtggcttccctgcagagcatgggctctggggcgcGCAGGCTCCAGTAGCTGAGGCTTCTGGGCtttagggcacaggctcaggagttgcggcgCATGGACTTAATTTGCTGCTCCGTCTTTGtgagatcttcctagaccagggatcgaacccgtgtctcctgcactggcaggcggattcctaccCACTGTGCCACCACGGATGCCCCTGAGGAAACTTTTCATGACGAAGGACTGCCCTCACAGTCCAggttaagaatccgtctgccagtgcaggggactcgggttcaactcttggtcagggaactaagatcccacattgccacagggcagctaagtgCAAGTGCCCCAACTTCTGagcccatgcgctgcaactaAGATTTGACACAGccagtaaatatttctttttaatcacgatgaaatttatacatatgtatgtaactTACCATCTAACCGTTCCTTAAGTGcaaaattcagtggcattaagtacattcttCATTCACAGTTGTGCAACTGTCCTCTCTGTCTAGTTGCGGAACCCTTTTGTCCTCCCAAACGGAAATCCCGGACGCACCAGTAGCCACTCCCAttccctgccctcagcccctgacgaccagtctgctttctgtctctgtggatttgccccttctggacatttcatacaaatggagtCATAGAATGTGTAGCCTGTtggatctggcttctttcatttagcatgacACTTGGGGAAACTTTTAAAAGGACAGGCTCGTTTTTTCTATACTGTTTTCCTGGGAAATGGCAATGCCCAGGAAGATTTGCTTTTCTCtcgcgtgctcagttgcttcagctgtgtcctactcttcgcgaccctgtggattgtggcctgccatgctcctctgtccgtgggattctccaggcaaaaatactgagtgggttgccatttcctcctctctgggatcttcctgagccagagatcaaagccaggtgtcatgtcttctgcattggcagatgggttccttaccactagcgccacccctATTTTAGTATATTTCAGACACAGTGGGACCATGAGAGGGGAGGAGGTCTCAGTGGTAGTGGCCAGATGGGTCTAGGCTAGGACCCAGGGGATGGGAAGCTTCAGGTTCCACCTGCCACTGAGGGGAATCTGAATTTAGTTCTGGGCCTCCCAGCCAGTCACCCTCCATCTCCATTTAAAATGGAGTGCAGGAGGAggtcaaaataaattaaatggaGTGAGGAGAAACCCAGGCGTGTACATTATGAACTACAGGAGAGACTCAGAATGTTAGGTTCTACTCTTCCCCTGAAGAGTAGGCCAGAATGTGGCTTTGAGTCTGTGTTACATCACTTCCTAGCTTGGTGGCCGGGGACACATGACTCTGCCTGTCTAATCCCTAATTTTGCAGGTTTTCGGGCAGCACCCACCTAGCAGATCTCTCAGGATCCCATATAACAGTGCTTTGCAAACGAACACAAGGGAGCTCTTTGGGGTGATGGATTCTGGCGGTGGTTGCACAACTATGTATgctgaatgggcttccctagtggcccagtagcaaagaatccgtctgccaatgcaggaaacacaggttcaatccctgggtcgggaagatcccagggatccggagaaggaaatggctacccactccagtattcttgcctgggaaatcccatggacagaagagcctggcgggctacaatccatggggtcacaaaagagttggacacgacttagtgactaaacaacaacaatatgctgAATGATATACCCTTCAAACCAtgcgtgtgaaatgagtggatTTTATGACCTACTGCAGTAAGGCTGTTCAAAGAATGTATTGCAAGCTGCTGGCCACTCGCGGTGGCATTTGTAGCTGTTTATGAACCAATCCTCCCTCTCGGCACCTCCCAACAGATTGACCTCATCGACGGCAAAGGCAGGGGCGTCATCGCCACCAAGCAGTTCTCCCGGGGTGAGTTTGTGGTGGAATACCACGGGGACCTCATCGAGATCACCGACGCCAAGAAGCGGGAGGCTCTGTACGCACAAGACCCCTCCACGGGCTGCTACATGTACTATTTTCAGTATTTGAGCAAAACCTACTGGTAAGTCGCCTGGGGCTTCAAGtggctcttccccaccctggcAGAGGTGCAACCAGAGGGCCACCAAGGGCATCCTGACTCTTCTTTTGGCTCCAGCTTCTTGCTTGGTGCTTGCTGCCATTTTTCAAAGCTGCAGTGCAACTCTTCCTACCCTTAATtccccccctccacacacacaccacttccaTTTTTAATTCTGGTGATTGAAGCTGTTCTGGAGGCAATCTTGGCCACCAAGCAGTGGACCCGTCATGTAAAAGCCCGCAGAGGGGTTCACCTGGCCTTCTGCCTGGGGCATGTGATCAGAGCAGCTCTGGGAATCGCTGATTTCTCTGTCCCCTATGCGACAATATCAgtgattattgttttattttattttttaatagactgtACTTGTAACGTTCCCAGCAAAACTGAGTGGAAAGTAGAGAGAGTTCCCATATATCCCACCTGCCTCCACCATCCTGCACAGCCTCTCCCCTACCCTCACCAACAGAgttgatttttattcatttatttattatgccGAACTCCACAGTCGTCTCTGGTGCTTCCACAGAGTCTTTTGCATTCTCGTCTACACTCCCCCACCTCCCGCCCAAATACCCCATACCCAGCGCCCCTCTGGGCTCTTtaagttacatatatattttttttgagtTGAATTGCTTTCCCAAAAACATGGCTATAAATCACCATCACCCCACCAGAGCTGAGAGCAAGCCCTGACTCAGACTGGGTTCAAAAGCCTCTTTATCAATTTAATCCTCTGTCGCCCTCCCTCCCGGCCAGCGTGGATGCAACCCGAGAGACGAATCGCCTGGGAAGACTGATCAATCACAGTAAATGTGGGAACTGCCAAACCAAACTGCACGACATCGACGGCGTGCCTCACCTCATCCTCATCGCCTCCCGTGACATTGAGGCCGGGGAGGAGCTTCTGTATGACTATGGGGACCGCAGCCGGGCTTCCATTGAAGCCTACCCCTGGCTGAAGCATTAACCCAAcggtcccgccccctccccccttcTAAGGACAAAGTGCCCTCAAagggaattgattttttttttttttttacatacttAATCTTAGCAGATTACTTCagatgtttttaagaaaaaagtatattaagATGCCTTTTCACTGTAGTATTTAAATATCTGTTCCAGGTTTCCGAGGTGGACTGGAACAGATGGCCTTATATTACCAAAACTTTTATATTCTGGTTGGTTTTGTACCTTTTTTGCATACAAGTCGAACGCTTGTGCTTTCCGTGCATGCAGTCCAAGACTCGGCACAGGTTTTAGAGGAAAGAGTCGAACAGGAACTAGGAAGCCGGGTGACGCACCTGCCTCCAAACGAAGAGCCAGGACTctctcccccactccccacacacctgccccccgcccccagcatcCCAGTGCCAGGTGGGCTCCCCCATGGCCTGGATGGGATGTTCCCAAGCTCTTGTTTGTCCTGACATCTCGACAGGCGCACATTGAAgtgtatgaatattttttaaaaaaaggtttcacAGTAAGATAGTCTTCCCCTCTGCTTTCTCGAAAGCTTACTGACCCGGTGGCTCACGGGCCAGGCCTCGATTTACTCTTCCACGGGCTGCCGCTTTTCCGGGCACCTTAAAGCATCAGGGCGGGGAATCAAAGGAGACGTGGGCAGGGACAAGCATTGCTTACCTAGCCCTTGCAGGGGCAGGGTTTCCCGAAAACTGGGTTAGTTTCTTTATAGAAATGTGaacactgaatttattttaaaaaataataataaaaatcaaaaaaaaaaaagacaaaaaaaaaataaaccacagaAGACAACTTACATGTATATAGGTCTTGAAGTGAGTGAAGTGGCTGCGTTTttgttttgggttgtttttagttcagctttttctttttccacccTTGGTTTTGCTTCTGTAGAAGAGATATGAGATGGTACACTATTCTAATCAAAAATCTAAAGTTTTGTAGTGGGACCAGAAATTACTTACCCAATTCCCCACCCCCTCAGCCCCAACCTGATTCTGCTTGGGTTGAAAGCCCAGACCTGCTGTCAAGGCTTCCATGTGCCAGACCACCTGGTGTCCTTCCTGTAAAGCTGCAGCCGTGAACCAAAGAGCGAGCCTACAAGCCCCGAGAGGCAGGGCCCCTACACTAGCTGCCAGGGGGCAGGGGGGCTGGCAGGCCCAGGGGTCATGGCTGAGGGCCAAGTGTTCACCTCGACTGTGACAGCAGGAGTAGCGGGTAGCTTCTTCCTGAAGGGGGGACCGACTCCCACTTTCTGTCAACTTGTAGTTCAGGGGCCTGGGGCTCCAGAGCTGCGATCTGGGGTCTCTGGcgcaaccccaccccaccccccgactCCCAGGTAAATGTGAATGGAGACAGGCATGAGAACCTGTCCTCAACTTCAatgccccccagccccagcctcatgACGGTGCTACCTAAGGAAGTCTTCCCCCTCccatgcccacccccacccaccaatCCCACAC is a window encoding:
- the KMT5A gene encoding N-lysine methyltransferase KMT5A isoform X4 codes for the protein MSPNKCSGMRSPLQEENSVAQYEVKCQGKPLAGIYRKRDEKRNSGNAIRSSMKAEEQKIKDARRGPLAPFPNQKSEAAEPPKTPTSSCDTPNAAAAKQTLKKPVRGKQAPRKKAQGKTQQNRKLTDFYPVRRSSRKSKAELQSEERKRIDELIESGKEEGMKIDLIDGKGRGVIATKQFSRGEFVVEYHGDLIEITDAKKREALYAQDPSTGCYMYYFQYLSKTYCVDATRETNRLGRLINHSKCGNCQTKLHDIDGVPHLILIASRDIEAGEELLYDYGDRSRASIEAYPWLKH
- the KMT5A gene encoding N-lysine methyltransferase KMT5A isoform X3; the encoded protein is MSKPRAVEVAAAAAAVAATAPGPEMVERRGPGRPRTNGENVFTGQSKIYTYMSPNKCSGMRSPLQEENSVAQYEVKCQGKPLAGIYRKRDEKRNSGNAIRSSMKAEEQKIKDARRGPLAPFPNQKSEAAEPPKTPTSSCDTPNAAAAKQTLKKPVRGKQAPRKKAQGKTQQNRKLTDFYPVRRSSRKSKAELQSEERKRIDELIESGKEEGMKIDLIDGKGRGVIATKQFSRGEFVVEYHGDLIEITDAKKREALYAQDPSTGCYMYYFQYLSKTYCVDATRETNRLGRLINHSKCGNCQTKLHDIDGVPHLILIASRDIEAGEELLYDYGDRSRASIEAYPWLKH
- the KMT5A gene encoding N-lysine methyltransferase KMT5A isoform X1; amino-acid sequence: MGLAGLQENVFTGQSKIYTYMSPNKCSGMRSPLQEENSVAQYEVKCQGKPLAGIYRKRDEKRNSGNAIRSSMKAEEQKIKDARRGPLAPFPNQKSEAAEPPKTPTSSCDTPNAAAAKQTLKKPVRGKQAPRKKAQGKTQQNRKLTDFYPVRRSSRKSKAELQSEERKRIDELIESGKEEGMKIDLIDGKGRGVIATKQFSRGEFVVEYHGDLIEITDAKKREALYAQDPSTGCYMYYFQYLSKTYCVDATRETNRLGRLINHSKCGNCQTKLHDIDGVPHLILIASRDIEAGEELLYDYGDRSRASIEAYPWLKH
- the KMT5A gene encoding N-lysine methyltransferase KMT5A isoform X2, with translation MARGRKMSKPRAVEVAAAAAAVAATAPGPEMVERRGPGRPRTNGENVFTGQSKIYTYMSPNKCSGMRSPLQEENSVAQYEVKCQGKPLAGIYRKRDEKRNSGNAIRSSMKAEEQKIKDARRGPLAPFPNQKSEAAEPPKTPTSSCDTPNAAAAKQTLKKPVRGKQAPRKKAQGKTQQNRKLTDFYPVRRSSRKSKAELQSEERKRIDELIESGKEEGMKIDLIDGKGRGVIATKQFSRGEFVVEYHGDLIEITDAKKREALYAQDPSTGCYMYYFQYLSKTYCVDATRETNRLGRLINHSKCGNCQTKLHDIDGVPHLILIASRDIEAGEELLYDYGDRSRASIEAYPWLKH